A region from the Canis lupus baileyi chromosome 27, mCanLup2.hap1, whole genome shotgun sequence genome encodes:
- the POP5 gene encoding ribonuclease P/MRP protein subunit POP5, with product MVRFKHRYLLCEVVSDDPRCRLSLEDRALGGLIRDTIARVHGTFGAASCSIGFAVRYLNAYTGIVLLRCRKEFYQLVCSALPFITYLENKGHRYPCFLNTLHVGGTIRTCQKFLIRYNRRQLLILLQNCTDEGEREAIQKSVTKSCLLEERSDEEELSDSGGEEAAEAME from the exons ATGGTGCGGTTCAAGCACAG GTACCTGCTCTGCGAAGTGGTGTCCGATGACCCCCGCTGCCGCCTGAGTCTGGAGGACCGAGCGCTGGGCGGCCTCATACGGGACACGATCGCCCGCGTGCACGGGACTTTCGGCGCGGCCTCCTGCTCCATTGGCTTCGCGG TGCGATACCTCAATGCCTATACTGGAATAGTGCTACTTCGGTGTCGGAAGGAATTCTACCAACTTGTGTGCTCAGCCCTTCCTTTCATCACATACTTGGAAAACAAAGGACACCGTTACCCGTGTTTCCTCAACACCTTACACGTGGGAG GTACAATTAGAACATGTCAGAAGTTCCTGATTCGTTATAACAGGAGACAGCTGTTAATCTTACTGCAGAACTGCACTGATGAAG GAGAACGGGAAGCTATCCAGAAGTCTGTCACCAAAAGCTGTTTACTAGAGGAGAGGTCAGATGAGGAAGAGCTTTCAGACAGTGGCGGTGAGGAGGCTGCTGAGGCAATGGAGTGA